A genomic segment from Pseudoduganella chitinolytica encodes:
- the moaA gene encoding GTP 3',8-cyclase MoaA, which produces MTEKIIILSDGRARAPAIPAALEPATGELRDRLARPLHDLRISITDRCNFRCVYCMPKEVFDKDYQYLPHASLLTFEEITRLARQFVAHGVEKIRLTGGEPLLRKNIEKLIGMLAELRTVHGKPLDLTLTTNGSLLARKAQALRDAGLNRVTVSLDAMDDAVFRAMNDVDFAVADVLRGIDAAHAAGLGPIKVNMVVKAGSNDQEILPMARYFKGTPHILRFIEYMDVGASNGWNMQEVIPSAEIVRRIGAEMPLVPVDPNYTGETAARWRYGDGSGEIGVISSVTQAFCQDCTRARLSTEGKLYTCLFATRGHDLRALLREGRSDAELSAAIGAVWQGRADRYSELRTTDTEGLPRAGERKVEMSYIGG; this is translated from the coding sequence ATGACTGAGAAGATCATCATCCTGTCGGACGGGCGCGCCCGGGCGCCGGCCATTCCCGCCGCGCTCGAACCCGCGACGGGAGAATTGCGCGACCGCCTGGCCCGGCCCCTGCACGACCTGCGCATTTCGATCACCGACCGCTGCAACTTCCGCTGTGTCTACTGCATGCCGAAGGAAGTGTTCGACAAGGACTACCAGTACCTGCCCCACGCGTCGCTGCTGACGTTCGAGGAGATCACCCGGCTGGCGCGCCAGTTCGTCGCCCACGGCGTCGAGAAGATCCGCCTGACCGGTGGCGAGCCGCTGCTGCGCAAGAATATCGAAAAGCTGATCGGCATGCTGGCTGAATTGCGCACCGTGCACGGCAAGCCGCTCGACCTGACCCTGACCACCAACGGCTCGCTGCTGGCGCGCAAGGCGCAGGCGCTGAGGGATGCCGGCCTGAACCGCGTGACGGTATCGCTGGACGCGATGGACGACGCCGTCTTCCGCGCCATGAACGACGTCGATTTCGCCGTTGCGGACGTGCTGCGCGGCATCGATGCGGCCCACGCCGCCGGCCTGGGGCCCATCAAGGTCAACATGGTCGTCAAGGCCGGCAGCAACGATCAGGAAATCCTGCCGATGGCCCGTTACTTCAAGGGCACGCCGCACATCCTGCGCTTCATCGAGTACATGGACGTGGGCGCGTCAAACGGCTGGAACATGCAGGAGGTGATTCCGTCCGCCGAGATCGTCCGGCGCATCGGTGCCGAGATGCCGCTCGTCCCCGTCGATCCGAACTACACGGGCGAGACGGCGGCGCGCTGGCGCTACGGGGACGGCAGTGGCGAGATCGGCGTGATCTCGTCCGTCACGCAGGCCTTCTGCCAGGACTGCACGCGGGCGCGGCTGTCCACCGAAGGCAAGCTGTACACCTGCCTGTTCGCCACCCGCGGCCACGACCTGCGCGCCCTGCTGCGCGAGGGCCGCAGCGATGCCGAACTGTCGGCCGCCATCGGCGCCGTCTGGCAGGGCCGCGCCGACCGCTATTCCGAACTGAGAACGACCGACACCGAAGGCCTGCCGCGCGCAGGCGAACGCAAGGTCGAGATGTCCTATATTGGGGGATGA
- the moeA gene encoding molybdopterin molybdotransferase MoeA: MTSSTSTTDSTTAYDDVTGFILAGGRGTRMGRVDKGLQPFRGATLVAHVLRRLAPQVHAMAINANRNQDTYAALGAPVLPDELTGFEGPLAGLQTGLRHCATDLLVTAPCDSPFLPADLVQRLRDALVTQEADLALAVTMEADEDGVAHKQPHPVFSLIRKNALPRLDAYLAEGGRRMDGWHKSIKVAEVLFNDAAAFRNINTLAELQQEEQARDAAPTLQDVVGCLSGYDPHAVPVSQAQHIIREFIQPVRTVEKVALRASLGRVLAADIVSPISVPAHDNSAMDGFAFGGDQLDSEHPTTLDVIGAVYAGRPSDLRPQAGQCVRIMTGGVMPPGCDTVLPQELAAGITDDRVTIAPRTVKTGDNRRFKGEDLMEGSPALKAGKIVRPADLGLIASLGIAEVPVRRRLRVAFFSTGDELRSIGEPLAPGCVYDSNRYTLHGMLTRLGVDIVDMGIVKDDPASLEAALRDACECADAVITSGGVSVGAADYTKQIMATLGDVTFWTIGMRPGRPMAFGKIRSNGHSAFLFGLPGNPVAVMVTFYFFARHALLRMMGATPGDDLLVQARSFGSIRKKPGRTEYQRGILTVNADGAREVRITGSQGSGILRSMAEANCMVVLPDHQGNVAAGELVDVLLFEGLI, from the coding sequence TTGACGAGCAGCACCAGCACTACCGACAGTACCACCGCATACGACGACGTCACGGGCTTCATCCTGGCCGGCGGCCGCGGCACCCGCATGGGCCGCGTGGACAAGGGCCTGCAGCCGTTCCGCGGCGCCACCCTGGTGGCGCACGTGCTGCGCCGGCTGGCACCGCAGGTGCACGCGATGGCGATCAACGCCAACCGCAACCAGGACACCTACGCGGCGCTGGGGGCGCCCGTGCTGCCGGACGAACTGACGGGCTTCGAAGGCCCGCTGGCCGGCCTGCAGACGGGGCTGCGGCACTGCGCCACCGACCTGCTCGTCACGGCGCCGTGCGACTCGCCGTTCCTGCCGGCCGACCTGGTGCAGCGCCTGCGCGATGCGCTGGTGACGCAGGAAGCGGACCTGGCGCTGGCGGTGACGATGGAAGCGGACGAGGACGGCGTCGCCCACAAGCAGCCTCATCCGGTGTTCAGCCTGATCCGCAAGAACGCGCTGCCGCGGCTGGACGCCTACCTGGCCGAGGGCGGGCGCCGGATGGACGGCTGGCACAAGTCGATCAAGGTGGCCGAGGTGCTGTTCAACGATGCCGCTGCGTTCCGCAACATCAACACGCTGGCCGAGCTGCAGCAGGAGGAGCAGGCGCGTGACGCCGCGCCGACGTTGCAGGATGTGGTGGGTTGCCTGTCCGGCTACGATCCCCACGCCGTGCCCGTCAGCCAGGCCCAGCACATCATCCGCGAATTCATCCAGCCCGTGCGCACCGTCGAGAAAGTGGCGCTGCGCGCGTCCCTCGGCCGCGTGCTGGCGGCGGACATCGTCTCCCCCATCAGCGTGCCGGCGCACGACAATTCCGCCATGGACGGCTTTGCCTTTGGCGGCGACCAGCTGGACAGTGAACACCCCACCACGCTGGACGTGATCGGCGCCGTCTACGCGGGCCGGCCGTCGGACCTGCGCCCGCAGGCGGGCCAGTGCGTGCGCATCATGACGGGGGGCGTGATGCCGCCCGGCTGCGACACGGTCCTGCCGCAGGAGCTGGCGGCCGGCATCACGGACGATCGCGTCACGATCGCGCCGCGCACCGTCAAGACGGGCGACAACCGCCGCTTCAAGGGCGAGGACCTGATGGAAGGCAGCCCGGCGCTGAAGGCCGGCAAGATCGTCCGCCCGGCCGACCTGGGCCTGATCGCGTCGCTGGGCATCGCCGAGGTGCCCGTGCGGCGCCGGCTGCGCGTGGCGTTCTTCTCCACCGGCGACGAGCTGCGCTCGATCGGCGAGCCTCTGGCGCCGGGCTGCGTATACGACAGCAACCGCTACACCTTGCACGGCATGCTGACGCGCCTGGGCGTGGACATCGTCGACATGGGCATCGTCAAGGACGACCCGGCCTCGCTGGAGGCGGCGCTGCGTGACGCCTGCGAGTGCGCCGATGCCGTCATCACGTCGGGTGGCGTATCGGTGGGCGCGGCGGACTACACCAAGCAGATCATGGCAACCCTGGGCGACGTGACGTTCTGGACCATTGGCATGCGCCCGGGCCGGCCGATGGCGTTCGGCAAGATCCGCTCGAACGGCCACAGCGCGTTCCTGTTCGGCCTGCCGGGCAATCCCGTCGCCGTCATGGTCACGTTCTATTTCTTCGCCCGCCACGCGCTGCTGCGCATGATGGGCGCGACGCCGGGTGACGACCTGCTGGTGCAGGCCCGCTCGTTCGGCTCCATCCGCAAGAAGCCGGGCCGCACCGAGTACCAGCGCGGCATCCTGACCGTCAACGCGGATGGCGCCCGCGAGGTGCGCATCACGGGCTCGCAAGGCTCGGGCATCCTGCGCTCGATGGCGGAAGCGAACTGCATGGTGGTGCTGCCGGATCACCAGGGCAATGTCGCCGCCGGCGAGCTGGTCGACGTACTGCTGTTCGAGGGTTTGATTTAG
- a CDS encoding DNA recombination protein RmuC, which translates to MELYLLLGLALLILLLQVALLLRPRAGGDIGERLDRVEREVRLQLQATAQAQRQEMTHTLGQSHAATVQQLDGMRRQIEVLTESNARRLAEVRMTLETRIRDLQTDNGARLEEMRQTVDEKLHATLESRLTESFKQVSDRLERVHQGLGEMQQLALGVGDLKRVLTNVKTRGTWGEVQLEMLLEQVLTPDQYAKNVETVAGTNARVEFALKLPGMKEGGAPVWMPIDAKFPKEQYERLLEAAERADADGVALAGRELERAVRNEAKTIAEKYVCPPQTTDFAILFLPTEGLYAEVMRRPGLADELQRTNRISIAGPSTLTALLNSLQMGFRTLALEKRSSEVWQVLGAVKTEFGKFGDVLAATKTTLERAAKNIESAEVRSRQMARKLKSVEALPADAAQMLLGQEVELPEADS; encoded by the coding sequence ATGGAACTGTATCTCCTGCTGGGCCTCGCCCTGCTGATCCTGCTGCTGCAAGTGGCGCTGCTGCTGCGCCCCCGGGCGGGCGGCGATATCGGCGAGCGCCTCGACCGTGTCGAGCGCGAGGTGCGCCTGCAGTTGCAGGCCACCGCCCAGGCGCAGCGCCAGGAAATGACGCACACGCTGGGCCAGAGCCATGCGGCCACGGTACAGCAGCTGGACGGCATGCGCCGCCAGATCGAAGTGCTGACGGAGTCGAACGCGCGCCGCCTGGCGGAGGTGCGCATGACCCTGGAAACCCGCATCCGCGACCTGCAGACCGACAACGGCGCCCGGCTGGAGGAGATGCGCCAGACCGTCGACGAAAAACTGCACGCCACGCTGGAGTCACGCCTGACGGAGTCGTTCAAGCAGGTCTCCGACCGCCTCGAGCGGGTGCACCAGGGCTTGGGCGAGATGCAGCAGCTGGCGCTGGGCGTGGGTGACCTGAAGCGCGTGCTGACCAACGTCAAGACGCGCGGCACGTGGGGCGAGGTGCAGCTGGAAATGCTGCTGGAGCAGGTGCTGACTCCCGACCAGTACGCCAAGAACGTCGAGACCGTCGCCGGCACCAATGCGCGCGTCGAGTTTGCGTTGAAACTGCCGGGCATGAAGGAGGGCGGCGCGCCCGTCTGGATGCCGATCGACGCCAAGTTCCCGAAAGAACAGTACGAACGGCTGCTCGAAGCGGCCGAGCGCGCCGATGCGGATGGCGTGGCCCTGGCCGGCCGCGAGCTGGAGCGGGCCGTGCGCAACGAAGCGAAGACCATCGCCGAGAAATACGTATGTCCGCCGCAGACGACCGACTTCGCCATCCTGTTCCTGCCGACGGAAGGGCTGTACGCCGAAGTGATGCGCCGGCCCGGTCTGGCCGACGAGCTGCAGCGCACCAACCGCATCAGCATCGCGGGGCCGTCCACGTTGACGGCGCTGCTGAACAGCCTGCAGATGGGCTTCCGCACCCTCGCGCTGGAGAAGCGCTCGTCGGAGGTGTGGCAGGTGCTGGGCGCCGTCAAGACGGAGTTCGGCAAGTTCGGCGACGTGCTGGCCGCCACGAAAACCACGCTGGAGCGCGCGGCGAAGAACATCGAGTCGGCCGAAGTGCGCAGCCGCCAGATGGCGCGCAAGCTGAAATCGGTGGAAGCGCTGCCGGCCGACGCCGCGCAGATGCTGCTGGGCCAGGAAGTGGAACTGCCGGAAGCCGACAGCTGA
- a CDS encoding group II truncated hemoglobin yields MAPMNETRTLYDIIGGEAKLREMVDRFYDLMELEPEFAGIRAMHPPATDGSRDKLFWFLSGWMGGPDLYQEQFGHPRLRARHLPFAVGTSERDQWLRAMAWAMEDVGIAEDLRLRLMQSFYQTADWMRNTPG; encoded by the coding sequence ATGGCGCCCATGAACGAAACACGTACGCTTTACGACATCATTGGCGGCGAAGCCAAGCTGCGGGAAATGGTCGACCGCTTCTACGACCTGATGGAGCTGGAACCGGAGTTTGCCGGCATCCGCGCCATGCACCCGCCCGCGACGGATGGGTCGCGCGACAAGCTGTTCTGGTTCCTGTCCGGCTGGATGGGTGGCCCCGACCTGTACCAGGAACAGTTCGGCCACCCGCGCCTGCGTGCGCGGCACCTGCCGTTCGCGGTGGGCACCAGCGAGCGCGACCAGTGGCTGCGCGCCATGGCCTGGGCAATGGAAGACGTCGGCATCGCCGAAGACCTGCGCCTGCGCTTGATGCAATCGTTCTACCAGACCGCCGACTGGATGCGCAACACGCCGGGTTGA
- a CDS encoding sensor histidine kinase — MGVPQPFDNPTLRALGMAIGAAGIAAERMGPRYCELYVPVAVAFQLPFFSTYMFLMNDTGVAWAQWLTVATVALFHFPPPVALRAYAIGTLLACACVLLHGSGNSILTQGALQQLPVHAFVIGLLYAARVGRSALEQEKLAGMGEGLGAVAHEMRTPLASMDANVRGLTRMLQAETAGNGAQDDVRQAMTRIQYEVRHMNHLIDLFLLSANAVRRRLDPSESVSMADAVQSVLRRYPFTSPAQRSAVAVDVRGNFSFAGQYELTVVILLNLLRNALKAIHRAGKGRVRIVVEGNRKPPRLLFIDTACGIAARRQPFIFHRFYAYPAHNGTGVGLALCRQIMHAWNASIRCVSRESAYAIFVLEFPVQRANVPSGEP; from the coding sequence GTGGGTGTTCCCCAGCCTTTCGACAATCCCACGCTGCGCGCGCTCGGCATGGCCATCGGCGCCGCGGGCATCGCGGCCGAACGGATGGGCCCGCGCTACTGCGAACTGTACGTGCCCGTCGCCGTCGCGTTCCAGCTGCCGTTTTTCAGCACGTACATGTTCCTGATGAACGATACGGGCGTCGCCTGGGCCCAGTGGTTGACGGTGGCGACGGTGGCGCTGTTTCATTTCCCCCCGCCGGTGGCCCTGCGCGCCTATGCGATCGGCACCTTGCTGGCCTGCGCCTGCGTACTGCTGCATGGAAGCGGCAACAGCATCCTGACACAGGGCGCGCTGCAGCAGCTGCCCGTGCACGCGTTCGTCATCGGCCTGCTGTACGCGGCCCGCGTCGGCCGCTCCGCGCTGGAGCAGGAGAAACTGGCCGGCATGGGCGAGGGACTCGGCGCGGTGGCGCACGAGATGCGTACGCCGCTGGCCAGCATGGATGCCAATGTGCGCGGCTTGACACGCATGCTGCAGGCCGAGACGGCGGGCAACGGTGCCCAGGACGACGTGCGCCAGGCCATGACGCGGATCCAGTACGAAGTGCGCCACATGAACCACCTGATCGACCTGTTCCTGCTGAGCGCGAACGCGGTGCGGCGGCGACTCGACCCGTCCGAATCCGTGTCGATGGCCGACGCCGTGCAGTCGGTGCTGCGGCGCTATCCTTTTACCAGCCCCGCGCAGCGCAGCGCGGTGGCCGTGGACGTGCGCGGCAACTTCAGCTTTGCGGGGCAATACGAATTGACGGTGGTGATCCTGCTGAACCTGCTTCGCAATGCCTTGAAGGCAATCCACCGTGCCGGCAAGGGCCGCGTGCGCATTGTCGTGGAAGGCAATCGCAAGCCACCCCGGCTGCTCTTCATCGATACCGCATGCGGCATTGCCGCGCGCCGGCAACCCTTTATCTTCCATCGCTTCTACGCATATCCGGCACACAACGGGACCGGCGTCGGCCTGGCCTTGTGCCGCCAGATCATGCATGCCTGGAATGCCAGCATCCGCTGCGTGTCACGCGAAAGCGCTTACGCCATCTTCGTACTTGAATTCCCCGTCCAGCGCGCCAATGTGCCATCAGGTGAACCATGA
- a CDS encoding adenosine deaminase, with protein sequence MNTQLLHIVRNMPKAELHIHIEGSLEPELIFALAERNGVQLAYPSVDALRAAYDFKDLQSFLDIYYAGASVLLKEQDFHDMTAAYLAKAKADHVRHAEIFFDPQTHTSRGVPIGEVIGGIHRACQEGPISATLILCFLRHLSEEDALATLEAALPYRDKFIGVGLDSSEVGHPPEKFARVFARCRDLGLHLVAHAGEEGPPAYIETALDVLHVERIDHGVRCLEDAALTRRIAAEKMALTVCPLSNIKLRVFDNMREHNLLQLLDAGLVATVNSDDPAYFGGYLNDNFVAAFESLPLGLQHAHELAKNSFAASFLEPARKQQFLDEVDAYFAAFNVV encoded by the coding sequence ATGAACACCCAATTGCTGCACATCGTGCGCAACATGCCCAAGGCCGAACTGCATATCCATATCGAGGGTTCGCTCGAACCGGAGCTGATTTTCGCACTGGCCGAGCGCAACGGCGTGCAGCTGGCGTATCCGTCGGTGGACGCGTTGCGCGCCGCCTACGATTTCAAGGACCTGCAGTCCTTCCTCGACATCTATTACGCCGGCGCCAGCGTGCTGCTGAAGGAACAGGATTTCCACGACATGACGGCGGCCTACCTGGCCAAGGCGAAAGCCGACCACGTGCGCCACGCGGAGATCTTCTTCGATCCGCAGACGCACACTTCGCGCGGCGTGCCGATCGGCGAAGTCATCGGCGGCATCCACCGCGCCTGCCAGGAAGGGCCGATCAGCGCGACACTGATCCTGTGCTTCCTGCGCCACCTGTCGGAGGAGGACGCGCTGGCTACGCTGGAAGCGGCGCTGCCCTACCGCGACAAGTTCATCGGTGTCGGCCTGGATTCTTCCGAAGTGGGCCATCCGCCGGAAAAGTTCGCGCGCGTGTTCGCGCGCTGCCGCGACCTGGGCCTGCACCTGGTCGCGCACGCAGGCGAGGAAGGCCCGCCGGCCTACATCGAGACCGCGCTGGACGTGCTGCACGTGGAGCGGATCGACCATGGCGTGCGCTGCCTGGAGGATGCCGCGCTGACGCGCCGCATCGCGGCCGAGAAGATGGCACTGACCGTCTGCCCGCTGTCGAACATCAAGCTGCGCGTGTTCGACAACATGCGTGAACACAACCTGCTGCAATTGCTGGATGCCGGCCTCGTCGCCACCGTCAATTCGGACGACCCGGCCTACTTCGGTGGTTACCTGAACGACAATTTCGTGGCCGCGTTCGAGTCGCTGCCGCTGGGCCTGCAGCATGCGCACGAGCTGGCGAAAAACAGCTTTGCCGCGTCGTTCCTGGAGCCTGCGCGCAAGCAGCAGTTCCTCGACGAGGTGGATGCCTATTTCGCCGCCTTCAACGTGGTCTGA
- a CDS encoding ABC transporter permease, with protein MFRQALRMTARDWRAGQLRFLLVALVVAVAALSAAGFFIDRLRAGLNRDAYQLLGADLVVATDQPTPQAWRDEAARRNLVQTATTVFQSMAQAGEGESAQSTLVSLKAVGAGYPLRGRVKVTTATEQALDSIGTPAADIPAPGTVWLDAPLLEKLQTQVGASVRLGDRTFRVAQLIASEPDRGSGFATFAPRAMMRLDELPATGLVQPGARITYRLLLAANGEQGTQAVTGYADWLRAQVKAGNVRGVRIDTLQEGRPEMRETLERADQFLSLVGLLSALLAAVAVAMAARRFMQRHLDACAMLRCLGLTQNQVTAMYLIEFLLVGLAGSVVGVLVGFAGHYVLLEMLGRLVSADLPPATFVPALQGLAVGMLLLAGFALPPILQLRNVPHNRVIRREQGAPQPAVLATYGLGLGAFVVLLLWQAGDLKLALMTALGFLAAFGLFALAGWLGLVALRRARTGVNHQAWRFAVTSLRRRPGATVVQVVALALGLMALLLLTIVRGDLMGAWRNATPPDAPNHFVINIQPDQKDEIARRLQQGGALPAPLYPMIRGRLTAINGKPVTPDTYTEERARGIAEREFNLSTMAAVPAQNDIVAGRWFTDAPGVAEASVEAGMAETLNLKLGDTMRFDIAGSPVEAKITSLRKLKWSSMRVNFFVIVNPSAMADTPQTWITAFHLPRQASRVASALTRDFANLTVVDVGGVLRQITSVLEQVIRAVEFLFAFTLASGLLVLYAALMGSQDERTREAGLLRALGATRRQLSQAQLIEFLLVGSLSGLLAASGAAAMGWGLAKYVFKFDWTFSPVVWIVGLAAGALCAIAGGWLGLRNVLNQPPLQTLREA; from the coding sequence ATGTTCCGCCAAGCCCTGCGCATGACCGCGCGCGACTGGCGCGCCGGCCAGTTGCGCTTCCTCCTCGTCGCGCTGGTGGTGGCCGTCGCGGCACTGTCCGCCGCCGGCTTCTTCATCGACCGCCTGCGCGCCGGCCTGAACCGTGACGCCTACCAGCTGCTGGGCGCCGACCTCGTCGTCGCTACCGACCAACCCACGCCGCAGGCCTGGCGCGACGAGGCGGCCCGGCGCAACCTGGTGCAGACCGCCACCACCGTGTTCCAGAGCATGGCGCAGGCGGGCGAGGGCGAATCGGCCCAGTCCACGCTGGTGTCGCTGAAAGCGGTCGGCGCCGGCTATCCGCTGCGCGGGCGCGTCAAGGTGACCACCGCCACGGAGCAGGCCCTCGACAGCATCGGTACGCCCGCCGCCGACATTCCCGCGCCCGGCACCGTGTGGCTGGACGCGCCCCTGCTGGAAAAGCTGCAGACCCAGGTGGGCGCCTCCGTGCGCCTGGGCGACCGCACGTTCCGCGTCGCCCAGCTGATCGCTTCCGAGCCGGACCGTGGCAGCGGCTTCGCCACGTTCGCGCCACGCGCGATGATGCGGCTGGACGAGTTGCCGGCGACCGGCCTGGTGCAGCCCGGCGCCCGTATCACCTATCGGCTGCTGCTGGCGGCGAACGGCGAGCAGGGCACGCAGGCGGTGACGGGTTACGCCGACTGGCTGCGTGCCCAGGTCAAGGCGGGCAACGTGCGCGGCGTGCGCATCGATACGCTGCAGGAAGGCCGGCCGGAAATGCGCGAGACGCTGGAGCGGGCCGACCAGTTCCTGTCGCTGGTGGGCCTGCTGTCGGCGCTGCTGGCCGCCGTGGCCGTGGCGATGGCCGCGCGCCGCTTCATGCAGCGCCACCTGGACGCCTGTGCGATGCTGCGCTGCCTGGGCCTGACGCAGAACCAGGTGACGGCCATGTACCTGATCGAATTCTTGCTGGTGGGACTGGCGGGCAGCGTGGTCGGCGTGCTGGTGGGCTTTGCCGGCCATTACGTGCTGCTGGAAATGCTGGGCCGGCTGGTATCGGCCGACCTGCCGCCGGCCACGTTCGTGCCCGCATTGCAGGGGCTGGCCGTCGGCATGCTGCTGCTGGCCGGCTTCGCGCTGCCGCCGATCCTGCAGCTGCGCAATGTACCCCACAACCGGGTGATCAGGCGCGAGCAGGGCGCGCCGCAGCCGGCGGTACTGGCCACGTACGGGCTCGGCCTGGGCGCCTTTGTCGTGCTGCTGCTGTGGCAGGCCGGCGACCTGAAGCTCGCACTGATGACGGCGCTGGGCTTCCTTGCCGCATTCGGCCTGTTTGCGCTGGCCGGCTGGCTGGGTCTCGTCGCCTTGCGGCGCGCCCGCACCGGCGTGAATCACCAGGCCTGGCGCTTTGCCGTGACGTCGCTGCGGCGCCGGCCCGGCGCCACCGTCGTGCAGGTGGTCGCGCTGGCGCTGGGCCTGATGGCGCTGCTGCTGCTGACCATCGTGCGGGGCGACCTGATGGGGGCGTGGCGCAATGCCACGCCGCCGGACGCGCCCAATCACTTCGTCATCAATATCCAGCCGGACCAGAAGGACGAGATCGCCCGCCGCCTGCAGCAGGGCGGGGCGCTGCCGGCGCCCCTGTATCCGATGATCCGGGGCCGGCTGACGGCCATCAACGGCAAGCCCGTCACGCCGGATACCTACACCGAGGAGCGCGCGCGTGGTATTGCCGAGCGCGAGTTCAACCTGTCGACGATGGCGGCGGTGCCGGCGCAGAACGACATCGTGGCCGGCCGCTGGTTTACCGATGCGCCCGGCGTGGCCGAAGCGTCCGTCGAAGCCGGCATGGCCGAGACGCTGAACCTGAAGCTGGGCGATACGATGCGCTTCGACATCGCGGGCTCGCCCGTCGAGGCGAAGATCACGAGCCTGCGCAAGCTGAAGTGGAGCTCGATGCGCGTCAATTTCTTCGTCATCGTCAACCCGAGCGCGATGGCGGACACGCCGCAGACGTGGATCACGGCATTCCACCTGCCGCGGCAGGCGTCGCGCGTGGCCAGCGCGCTGACGCGCGACTTTGCCAACCTGACCGTCGTCGACGTGGGCGGGGTGCTGCGCCAGATCACGTCCGTGCTCGAGCAGGTCATCCGCGCCGTCGAGTTCCTGTTCGCCTTCACGCTGGCTTCCGGCCTCCTCGTGCTGTACGCCGCACTGATGGGCTCGCAGGACGAGCGTACCCGCGAGGCGGGCCTGCTGCGCGCGCTGGGGGCCACGCGCCGGCAGCTGTCGCAGGCGCAGCTGATCGAGTTCCTGCTGGTGGGTTCGCTGTCGGGGCTGCTGGCCGCCAGCGGGGCCGCCGCCATGGGCTGGGGGCTGGCGAAATACGTGTTCAAGTTCGACTGGACGTTCAGCCCCGTCGTCTGGATCGTCGGCCTGGCAGCGGGCGCGCTGTGTGCCATCGCGGGCGGCTGGCTGGGCCTGCGCAACGTGCTGAACCAGCCGCCGCTGCAGACGCTGCGCGAAGCCTGA
- a CDS encoding response regulator translates to MRLPIFAHPTTTVLVDDSDSFLKSLSFQLDPLLPSKTFHDTTMALDWFNASTRRADLPLHVNFDILNQTADQPNVAVDVRRIHDLCASQHRFTIPSVLVVDYSMPQMNGVEFCRQIEYLPCKKILFTGAADEKIAVNAFNEGLIDRFIRKSDDDALDRLEREILAMQRAFFVDQAETLRDLLALHDYSFLRCNTMAGLVRELYSTHGFVEHYLHSSPTGILFLDRHGRASLMVIETELGMHAQYEVARDNDAPQSLLTALQERRVLPFFPPEAGAGMYSTAAGEQWHRYCCAPQVLQGRERYYWALFEFPGHYLDSPVYPFSEFLNSRHPPCDLAA, encoded by the coding sequence ATGAGACTTCCGATTTTCGCCCACCCCACCACCACCGTCCTGGTTGATGACAGCGACTCGTTCCTGAAAAGCCTGTCGTTCCAGCTCGATCCCCTGCTTCCCAGCAAGACGTTCCACGACACGACGATGGCACTGGACTGGTTCAATGCCAGCACGCGCCGTGCCGACCTGCCGTTGCATGTCAATTTCGATATCCTGAACCAGACGGCCGACCAGCCCAACGTGGCCGTGGACGTGCGTCGCATCCATGACCTGTGCGCCAGCCAGCACCGCTTCACGATCCCGTCCGTGCTGGTGGTCGATTATTCGATGCCACAGATGAATGGCGTCGAGTTCTGCCGGCAGATCGAATACCTGCCGTGCAAGAAGATCCTGTTCACGGGCGCGGCGGACGAAAAGATCGCCGTCAACGCCTTCAACGAGGGGCTGATCGACCGCTTCATCCGCAAGAGCGACGACGATGCGCTCGACCGCCTGGAACGGGAAATCCTCGCCATGCAGCGGGCGTTCTTTGTCGACCAGGCCGAGACCCTGCGCGACCTGCTGGCACTGCACGATTATTCCTTCTTGCGCTGCAATACGATGGCGGGCCTCGTGCGCGAGCTGTACAGCACGCACGGCTTCGTCGAGCATTACCTGCACTCGAGCCCGACCGGCATCCTGTTCCTCGACCGCCACGGCCGCGCCAGCCTGATGGTCATCGAGACGGAACTGGGCATGCACGCGCAGTACGAAGTGGCGCGCGACAACGATGCGCCGCAATCGCTGCTGACGGCATTGCAGGAACGCCGCGTCTTGCCGTTCTTCCCACCCGAGGCGGGTGCGGGCATGTATTCCACGGCGGCGGGCGAGCAGTGGCACCGCTACTGCTGCGCACCGCAGGTGCTGCAAGGCCGCGAACGCTACTACTGGGCCTTGTTCGAATTCCCCGGCCACTACCTGGACAGCCCCGTCTACCCGTTCAGCGAGTTCCTCAACTCGCGCCACCCGCCCTGCGACCTGGCCGCATAA